Part of the Gemmatimonadota bacterium genome is shown below.
TTGGAAGCCACCACCGCGTAGGTGTAGGTCTCCCGCGCAGGCAGACACAGCACACGCGAAAGGTTCTGGGCGCTTCGGTTGACCTTCTCGTCGAAGCCTCCGGTCAGGAGAAGCACCTTCTCTCCACCAAGCCCCAACTTGTCCAGGAAGGTGGCCAGACTTTGCGTTCTGGCGTCTTCAAAGCCGAAGTCGTCCACGACGAGAATGCGCTCGGATGCGGCACGGTCTGAAAGCGCCGACTTGAGTGCCAGACGACGCGTCTTCTTCGGAAGACGGTACCGGTAGTCACGCGGCTTCGGACCATGAACGGTTCCGCCGCCGACCCAGACCGGACTCCGGGCCGATCCAGCCCGCGCGCGCCCGGTGCCCTTCTGACGCCAGGGCTTGGCGTTGGAGAGGTTGACCTCTCCTCGGCTCTTGACCTTGGCCGTGCCCTTGCGCTGGTTTGCCTCGAAGTTCACAACGGCCTCCCACACGACATGGGCGTTCGGCTCGATTCCGAAGAGCTGCTCCGGAAGGTCCACCGTGCCCGACTTCTCGCCGGAAGCGCCATAGGCTGTTGCAGTTGCCATCATCAATCCTCCAGGGCCGTCAGCCATTCGCGCGTCCGGCCCCGCGGACGCCCTTCTTGGTCTTCCGGATCTCCACACGCCCGTTCAGCGCGCCCGGAACGGCACCTTTGACCAGAAGCATGTTGTTCTCGACATCCACGCCGACAACCTCAAGATTCCGGATGGTGACCGTCTTGCCGCCCATGCGGCCCGCCATCTTATGTCCCTTCAGTACCCGAGCCGGAGTGGCGCACATGCCAATGGCCCCGGGCCGACGCTTGCACATCCCGCCATGCGTCATGTCTCCCTGGGCGAAGTTGTGGCGCTTGATCGTCCCCGCAAATCCCCGGCCCTTCGAAGTGCCGCGAACATCGATGCGATCTCCTTCGGCCAGAACATCCCCGACCACAATCTGCTGCCCCGATTCCAGGTCCCCTACGGAATTCATGCGGAACTCAGACAGCCACCGGAAGAGGCCTGGGCCGTGCTTGCGGAAGTGCCCCGTGCGAGGCTTGCCGAGTCGCTTCTCCCGGATCTCTCCGAAACCGACCTGGACAGCCTCGTAACCATCTGTCTCCGTGGTCTTGACCTGGACGATCTGGCACGGACCCGCCTCAATCACGGTGACGGGAATCACTTTCCCGTCCTCCGAAAAGATCTGGGTCATGCCCTTCTTCCGGCCGACCAATCCGTGAATCATCTACCACTCCTTCGGGACCCCGTCGCCTGCATCCGCAGGGGGTCATCCCGTCCTTGAACGGTCTTGCGTCAGACCTTGATCTCGATGTCCACCCCTGCCGGCAGATCCAGTCTCTGCAGAGCATCCACCGTCTGGGGAGTCGAGTTGTGAATATCGATCAACCGCTTGTGAATCCGGCGTTCAAACTGCTCCCGCGACTTCTTGTTGACATGCGGGGACCGGTTCACCGTGAAGACCGTCTTGCGCGTCGGGAGAGGAATGGGGCCATGTACG
Proteins encoded:
- the rplD gene encoding 50S ribosomal protein L4, whose product is MMATATAYGASGEKSGTVDLPEQLFGIEPNAHVVWEAVVNFEANQRKGTAKVKSRGEVNLSNAKPWRQKGTGRARAGSARSPVWVGGGTVHGPKPRDYRYRLPKKTRRLALKSALSDRAASERILVVDDFGFEDARTQSLATFLDKLGLGGEKVLLLTGGFDEKVNRSAQNLSRVLCLPARETYTYAVVASNWVVMTRDALKKLEEVFV
- the rpsJ gene encoding 30S ribosomal protein S10, which gives rise to MAAVIQKIRIRLKAYDHASLDKSAVEIVETAERTGARVHGPIPLPTRKTVFTVNRSPHVNKKSREQFERRIHKRLIDIHNSTPQTVDALQRLDLPAGVDIEIKV
- the rplC gene encoding 50S ribosomal protein L3, whose protein sequence is MIHGLVGRKKGMTQIFSEDGKVIPVTVIEAGPCQIVQVKTTETDGYEAVQVGFGEIREKRLGKPRTGHFRKHGPGLFRWLSEFRMNSVGDLESGQQIVVGDVLAEGDRIDVRGTSKGRGFAGTIKRHNFAQGDMTHGGMCKRRPGAIGMCATPARVLKGHKMAGRMGGKTVTIRNLEVVGVDVENNMLLVKGAVPGALNGRVEIRKTKKGVRGAGRANG